CAAACGATATGATATTTCCCCTTTAGAAACCCGATAATGATACAAGGTACTCATCGGTATGAAGGGTTCACGGGGCTCGCCAGGCAGAATTTCATTGATAAGTGTATAGCTGTAGAGCAGCGTTTTATCGTCGAATTGCAATTTCTCGGCGGGCGGTGCAGTTGTTTTGCAGGTTTTCTTGTCTTGCGCCGGCATATCGACAGGATAATAGGATGCTCGACGTTGAAAGCACATCACATCAATAAACCCCTTCTTTAATAAACTTTGCGCGTTATCATCGAATTCATAGTAGTGCCAGCCTTGATCATCCTTATAAAAATCTTTGGGTATTGCGGGTAATTGGTATTCTTGAGGCGTGGAGTCTACGAGTAACAGAAAGCCGTTTCCCGGCCCAAATTGCGAAGGTTCATTTTGACTCCATAAATATTCACCGTTGTAATACCAAACCAAAGTACCTGGCTGATAGTGAAAATCCATGGCTTCCATTTTCCCGGTGTCTGGGTTTGGGAAATAGATGAAACCTGGTCGATTGAGATTGTTATCGTAGTTGATACCGCTTTCAAAGAGTGCGTAAGGATCGCGATACTCGAGCAGGTAGAAATGCGGCACAACTATATCGTGGCTGCCAGAACTGAGTGTAAAGCCCGAATTAGACCACTGCGAGTCAAAAATATCAGCTTCAAAATCTTCATAAAAGTCGATCGCCGGGATGGAAATATTGTCGATAAGTGCGCCATCCTCTACGGCTGCCATATCTGCATAGTAGTGAAATCTCAGGAAAATACGTTTGCCTTTGAAAGGCGATAAATCAAAATCGGCATGAATCCATTGGGAATTTTCGCAAGGGGATTTTTGCGTGGCATTAACTTTCTCCTCAGCTAATAAATGCTTTTCATCGGGATCGCAACCGCTTGCAGATTCAACTTTTCCATCACCATCGTTGTCGCCGCTTAAGCCGGTAAAACCCGGAATGGTACCCGAGCCATCATGCCCACGTTTCGAAGGCATGACACTGTAGGTATCCTGAGCGCTGCTTTTGTCAGTTGGCATGAGTCGTAAATAATTTTCGCCATCGTCTGATACTTCTATATAGAGGTAATCCCAGTCGGCTTCGATGGAAAACCAGGTATCAAGTCCAAGAATTATTTTTTCTGAACTTACTGTGCTTAAATCAAACTGACGTTGTAGAGTATGAGAAAGCGAATTGCCCTGGCCGGTGTAAGCCGCCTGTTTGCCATTGTTGGCTGCCAATGGCCCCATTCGAAGTTCACGAATTTTAGGTGGTAACAACACCAGCGCAGATTCACAGCTGGTGCTGTGGTTTTTTGTTTGCCAGTCGTTCATGGTTTTTAAATAAATGGATTGTGTGCTCTCGCCGCCGGCCTGTGGAGAGAGAATAATGCAGGGTTTTGCCCAGCCCAACATCAGTCGTGACCAGGTACTGAGTTCCTGAGGGATTGGCCCAACGGTAGAGCTCATAAGATCCCAGCTAGCCGTCGAGTTGTTAGTGTCACGCGCATAAATATCCGGCAGCCCTAGGGAGTGTCCAAATTCGTGAATAAAGGTGGAAATGCTGGTGTATTCCGATTGCATGTTGTAATCGTACACCCACAATTTTTCGCTCAGTGGTATGCCGCCACGATGATTGGGTTTTCCTTCGAGTGAGGGACCTTTGCCAACATTTTGAGTGAGTGAAAAACGATGCGGCCACAGGCGTTGTGCGCATTCCTGCTCTTTTTCACTGAGTCTTTCGTAAAGATCACTGGGAGCATTCGCGTTAAATTTATCGCTAAGCGCATACAACGTTTGACAGGACGATTGACCACCACCCGCGAACACCAGTACAAAATGATCAATATAACCATCGGGTTCGTTAAATTGATTGTCTTTGTCGTAATCTTCCGGGTCCCATACATCAAAATTTTGCCAGGGGAAATTCGGATTGTTTTTCTGTGCCTCGAGTAAGGCATCTTCAATCAGAAGCTCAGCTCTTACGTCATTGCGCCATTGGCCATCTGAATTTTGAATGGGTTTGCCGTAATAATCGGAGGGGTGATTCACGGAAACGGGTAGCAAAACTTCACCGCTGAGAAAATATTGCCCCTGAGATTGCTGGTAATAATAATGGCTCAGGGTGTTTTTTTTGGGTTCGGGTTGTAATTCAGAAAACAAAAGCTGTTGCAGGTAATCGCGGTTTTTTTTAGGGGCATCAGGTTCATTTGCAAAACGATCAAATTTTCGGTTACTAAATTCTACGGGTATGACCAAAAGCCGATGTGGCGTTTCTACTGTGTTTTTAACCGGGTGGATGAAATCAGTTTTGATTTGAGGATTGCCCAATTGATCGAATTCCAGGTTGGCGATTTTTTGCATCATCGCCTCGGCAGGGCTTAGTTTTACTGGCTCAGTAGGGGTTTGTGTCGTGCAGCTCGTCAATAACAGCAAAGTACCTATCAAAATTATCAACACTTTCAATAGCCCGCGTTGCAACATTACGCTCTCCGGAGTAAGACATGTACACCGAAGTTTACGCGAATTAATGCGCGTCGACTATAAACGGGCAATCGGCTTGAGGCACGGGTTTGCGGGCTATGCAGTTGCGAACCAATGCCGGGTACGATTGGCGAATGCGACCAGCGACAGCATAACAGGTACCTCAACCAATACGCCCACAACCGTTGCCAAAGCCGCGCCAGACTGCAACCCAAACAGAGAAATGGCTACCGCTACCGCCAATTCAAAAAAATTTGACGTACCAATCATGCAGGCAGGTGCAGCAATATTATGCGGCAGTTTTAAAAATTTCGCGCCAGCGTAGGCGAGTGCAAAAATGCCATAGGTTTGTATCAGGAGGGGAATGGCAATCAGTACAATTGCAATTGGTTTTTCTAAGATGGTTTGCGCTTGAAAACCAAACAACAAAACCACCGTTGCTAATAAACCGCTGATCGACACCGGTTTGAGCCGATTGACAAACCGGTCCAATCTGGAATGATCATTCGCCTTGTCGAGTAATTTCCGCGTGATCACCCCCGCAACTAAGGGTATAAC
The DNA window shown above is from Alteromonadaceae bacterium 2753L.S.0a.02 and carries:
- a CDS encoding M6 family metalloprotease-like protein; the encoded protein is MLQRGLLKVLIILIGTLLLLTSCTTQTPTEPVKLSPAEAMMQKIANLEFDQLGNPQIKTDFIHPVKNTVETPHRLLVIPVEFSNRKFDRFANEPDAPKKNRDYLQQLLFSELQPEPKKNTLSHYYYQQSQGQYFLSGEVLLPVSVNHPSDYYGKPIQNSDGQWRNDVRAELLIEDALLEAQKNNPNFPWQNFDVWDPEDYDKDNQFNEPDGYIDHFVLVFAGGGQSSCQTLYALSDKFNANAPSDLYERLSEKEQECAQRLWPHRFSLTQNVGKGPSLEGKPNHRGGIPLSEKLWVYDYNMQSEYTSISTFIHEFGHSLGLPDIYARDTNNSTASWDLMSSTVGPIPQELSTWSRLMLGWAKPCIILSPQAGGESTQSIYLKTMNDWQTKNHSTSCESALVLLPPKIRELRMGPLAANNGKQAAYTGQGNSLSHTLQRQFDLSTVSSEKIILGLDTWFSIEADWDYLYIEVSDDGENYLRLMPTDKSSAQDTYSVMPSKRGHDGSGTIPGFTGLSGDNDGDGKVESASGCDPDEKHLLAEEKVNATQKSPCENSQWIHADFDLSPFKGKRIFLRFHYYADMAAVEDGALIDNISIPAIDFYEDFEADIFDSQWSNSGFTLSSGSHDIVVPHFYLLEYRDPYALFESGINYDNNLNRPGFIYFPNPDTGKMEAMDFHYQPGTLVWYYNGEYLWSQNEPSQFGPGNGFLLLVDSTPQEYQLPAIPKDFYKDDQGWHYYEFDDNAQSLLKKGFIDVMCFQRRASYYPVDMPAQDKKTCKTTAPPAEKLQFDDKTLLYSYTLINEILPGEPREPFIPMSTLYHYRVSKGEISYRLHDRMLRNAHSADAPFSLRPFEDGIAFFNNDGTQVVQTAVVPFAAVTQFNDDSDTAYLNPHLPFGSTRTANSGFSFELQEPDSEAPEDAQVKINIQWR